In Leptospira levettii, the genomic window CTCTTTCCATATCGATTTTGGCTTCCTTCTTTTGGATATCGTCACGTTTGTCGTATAATTTTTTTGGTTTGGCTAAAGCGACGTCAATCTTAACCAAACGATTGTTCTTAAAGAAACAACGTGTGGCAACTAACACAAGCCCCTTCTCTTTGATGGAACGATCTATCTTCTCAATTTCTTTTGCTTTGAGGAGGAGTTTTCTAGGGCGAATTTCTGGGTGATTCGCATAACCCCCGTTTTTGTAAGGAGGGATTTGAAAGTTTTCTAAAAACACTTCCCCGTTCCTTACCTTCGCAAAACAATCGGTAAGGTTTCCTTTTTTTTCCCTAAGAGATTTTACCTCAGAACCCGTGAGTACAACACCTGCTTCGAACGAATCTAATAGTTCGAAATTGAACTTTGCCTTTTTGTTGATTAAAGGATCGGTTCCGCGTGGTTTATCGTCTTTTTTGGTTTTGCCCATATAGATTATTGTCTTAAAGAATGGTGGATTTGTACAAGCCTTGCTATTTCTGCCCCAATGAGATTTGGCATCGAATAAAAATTGTCAGCCGTGATCTGAAGTGAGTCGTGGAACACATGTTCTGCAATGTAACGAGAACCAAGTCCTACCCCTAAAAATACATAATTTTTCTCTTCGTTTTTCAGTACAGCTTCTTTCATTTTTCTCGTGTCAAAAGAAGCAAGTTCATCCTCTATGTAGGTCTTGGCACGTTGTCCTCGGAAGTCAGAAAGGATCACAATAATTTTGGTTTGGGCATCTGGCGAAAAGTAACGTTCACAATTGGAAAGGACTTGGAATTCAGGAATGCTATCTCCTTGCCAATTTTTGCAAAGAGCACTGAATACTTCCTCTTCCTTCTCAGGAGTGTAATCTTCTTCTGCTGATTTGAGATTAAAAATATCAACAGTGTCTTTTGAGTTTTTGATATCACAAAATGTATGAACACTTGTTTTGATATCATGTTCGTTTAGGATATGCAAACTCACAAGAAGGGCCGATAACATCGCAATCGAATACTCAAAGTTAAAGATCCTTCGGCATTTGGAAACGAGGAAGGTAACCTCTACTCCTTTCAGTTTTTCATCATTTTTTTCAATGGTGGTTTTATCAAAAATTTTGGTATCACCCCTTCCACTTTTGTAAGAGATGTACTTCCTTGCATCCACACGTGAGCCTTCGTTTTTGTACATGCGGTGGATGTCAATTTCTGGATCAAAGAGTTGTTCTAAGTTGAGTTCCACTTCTTCCAGTTCTTTTCCAAACACTGACTTAAATTCTTCGAGACCCACCATAATGGAATAATCCCATAGAAGACGTCGTTTTTTTAGGAATTGTTTGTAGAGTTCCTCGGTACGATACCCCCAAGCACCACCACCACCTTGTGGTTCGCCCTGGCCTTGGTTCCCTTGTGTGTCCTGACCATACCAAGCATCAGGTCCTTCTTTCGTTCCACCACCCGTTTCGGGTGTATTGATTTCAATTCCGCGTCTCGTTTCTTCGCCAGAGTTTAATTTTTTAGCAACACCTGTTAGGGGATCCCGTTTGTGAAGTTCAGGATCCCACCAATTCTTTCGATTTAGCCCTGATTCAACGGTAAATGTTTTTTTTTTCTCTTCGATTTCCTCGAAGAGTGTTGAAACCAATTCCACACCAGAAAGAAAGCCCTCTAACAGGCGTTCTAACTCTTTTCGTTCCTTCGGATCGGCAATTTGGTTCGTGTAATAAATTTTTCCACCCCGAATCGCAATGTCTTTAACATCCGTTTGGTTGTAACGGTAAATATGGTTTTTCCATTTGAGAAGGTTTGCGATTCCAAATCGGTAAGGCATGAGGTTCGCCGAACCAATGGTGCGTTTTTCAGAAAGTTCTTTTGCCTTGAGGTGAAAACGAGCAAGAGACCTTGGTAACACACCTTCCGGTAAAAAGAATTCCAAAATTTCTTCCAGGACTTTTACATCTTCCAACTCAGGAAATAAAATGGGTGTAAAACGGTTACGGAAAGCACGAGAAATCGTTGTCACAGACTTGGAAGCACGAAAGGACTTCATCCCAAATACCACAGAGGTTTCTGTCAGTTTGACGGGAAGGTATTCTCCAGACTCTGGTGGAAGAGTGAGTGACCTTGCATCATCCGTTAACATATTCATTTTTTCAACAAGTTCCGCACCTGCAGATTCCAAACCTGAGATGAGGATGATGTGACCATTTCGGATAGCACGCGTAAGGGGGCCATCCACCCAAGTGACACTTTCGATGTTTCCCTCTTCTGTTGGTTTTAACGCACCTACGACATCAGAAGTATGCATCCCTTTGGATAACATTACCGATTCAAGTTGAATCCCTGTGAGTTCTGTAAATAAAGGTAAAAATTCTTGTGGGTCCTGGTCTTCCCTGTATTCGATGAGGATGTTTTCTTTTGCTTGGATGGCGGTAAACACTTGGTCTAGGAAATGTAGGATTGGTTCTGGAGTTGGGTATTTGGAAAGTAGAGAGATGGTTTTTGTTTCGTCCCAAGTTTTAATTTCTTTGTCATTCCAGAATATGGTTGAGCTTTGCACATAACCTTTGGTTGGCACTAGTTTTACAGAACCACCAAACTCTGACTCGATAAGTTCTCTTTGTTTTTCACGATCTTCTTTTTTACGAAATGGTTCTTCAAAGAGATACAATGCTTCGCGAACGGAAACCGTTTTGTCTTTGGTGCCAAATAACACCAAACGGTTACAATACTTTTGGAGAGTTCGTAAATTAAAATGGTATTTTTCTAAATCCCCTTTTCCGATTTCACCTGATTTGATTCGTTTTTCTGATTCGATACTGATACGAATGATTTGTTTCAAAACCTCTTCCGATAACATGGGATAAAGTTTTTTTAAGATATAGAACATCTCATCCGGGGTATATGGATCTACATACACGACTGCAAAATGTTTGGTGATATCAAAAGGCAAGGGTTTACGACCTTCAAATCCTTCACTTGGGTTTTGGGTTCCAATAAACCAAAATCCAGTTTTGCCTTTGACTCGTTCTCCACTCCCTTCGAGTAAGTCGAGGTAATTGGATTCATAGACCGAGGAAAATCGTTTGATGATGTTTGGTGCACAAAGATTCATCTCATCAGCCACAAAACTTAAACCCTCAGAGAGGGCATTTGTGAGTGGGCCATTCGACCAAGTGAAACCTTTTCCATCGAGAAGGATTCGATACGATCCAATCAAATCTTCTGGGAGTGTGTCCTCGTTAAAACTGAACCGAAGGGTCGGTTGTTTCCGGAGGGAATTGATGTAATAGATTAAAGCGTTTTTTCCAACCCCAGCATCTCCTACAAGGAGGACAGGCATTCCTTCGAGCATGGGGTAGAGGATTTTTTGTAAGGTTTGTTTCACCGAGTCAGTTTCAACAAGGCTAGAAGGGAAAACGGGAAATTTTTCGGAGTGCGGGAGAACCGGCACTTTCACATCGGCGATGGTTACAAATTCCATATCCTTCAGATTTCTACTCAATTCCAGGGTGTAAACCAAATTCTATTGACCCGTACCTCCCCAAAAAACCATGATGATTCCATGGAATTTGCCAATAGAATGAATGGGATCGACTCCTCCCCCATCCGTAAAGCTTTCGAACTTGCAAGGAGCATCCAAAACCCGATCAATTTGAGTATCGGTCAGCCTCATTTTCCTTGTCCACCTAACATCATCGAAGCGATGAACAAAGCTGCCATTGAAGGAAAAACTTCTTACACCCTCACAGCAGGAATTCCTGAATTAAAAACGGCGATGGCCGAAAAATATAGAATCCAAAACCATATCAAGTATGCCCATGAAGATCGTATCCTTGTGACTGCTGGAATTTCTTCTGCACTCTTTTTAATCTTTAACGCGCTCGTCAACGAGGGAGATGAGTGCCTTGTGATCTCTCCTTATTTTTTAATGTATCCTGCCATGCTTAAATTTTACGGAGGAAAGGTTGTCCCTCTTTCGGAAGACTTCACACCAAACGATGTTGAGGCACTAAAAAACAGAAAATTCAAACTCATCATTTTTTCGAATCCTTCCAATCCAACAGGAAAGGTGTTATCCAAAGAACAACTCCGTGCTCTTGCCAATTTAGCGGAAACCACGGGAGCCTACCTCATCAGCGATGAAATTTATGAACTCTTCGATTATGATGGGAAGTTTTTTTCAATTGGAAGTGAGTATGAAAAAACCATCACCCTTACTGGCTTTTCCAAAACGTATAATATGACAGGGCTTAGACTTGCAACCATCCTTGCCGAAGACAAAGTCATCAAGGCACTAACCACCTTACAACAGTATACCGTAGTGTGTGCCCCTTCCATCACACAGTGGGCCGGCATCGAAGCTTTAAAAACAGACATGACAACTTACATCCAAGATTACAAAGAAAAACGTGATTTTGTATACGAATCCTTAAAAGACCATTACCCAATCCAAAGATCAGGGGGAGCCTTTTATTCCTTTTTCCAAGTGCCTTGTGACGATGAGGAATTCATCAAACGTGCTGTCAAAAAAGACTTAATCCTTGTTCCTGGTTTTATTTTCTGTGAATCCAAAAACTTTGTCAGACTGTCCTTTGCCACCGAATGGGAAACACTGAGACGGGGAATGAAGGCATTACAAGAACTTTCGAAAGAAACATAAGTCTTTCGATGATTTAGGTATGATTCGTGGATTTTTTTGAAGATACAAATTGGTTTTTCCTTTGGAAATTGTCCACATATACCATCTTGTTTTTGTTTGGTGGGGCACTTGCCAGTTTTTATGCTACACTTGCTGACCGAATTTTATATTACTGTTATGAAAAAGGTAGAAAAGAGTTCAAAGGGCTCAATCGTTGGCGGGTCATCTTCACAAAACCTAGCCACTGCCCCGAATGTAAAACTCCCATAACCAAACTCTATTTGGTTCCTATTCTAGGATGGTTTTTAACGAAAGGAAAATGTACTCATTGCCATACAAAGGTTCCCAAACTCTACCCATTGTCTGAATTTTTATTTGGAATCATTGCTGTGGTTGTGTATTCCATTTCTGATTCCCTATTTGGTACAATTTGCCTACTATTTTTATTGGGACACCTTCTCATTTCCATGATGACGGATGCAAAAAAATTATCCCTCGATTATGAAAACTTACCCTTCCTTTTGGGATTTGGTTTTTTATCCAATTCTCTTTTGTTTGGTGAATCCATTGGCCAAGAACATTTGGTTGTGTACTTTGGTTTTTTGGTTTTTTATCTTGTCATCTATCTATTGTTCCGTGGGGGAACTGGCCTCGGGGATGTGCTCTTTTCACCAGTTTTTGCGACCCTTGCAGGGAATCCTTTTTGGATCGTTTATTTGAATACTTCTTATCTACTAGCAGTCATGTTTAGTTTATTCCTTCGAAAAAAAGGAGAACCCCTCAAAGGAATGAAGGTTCCCATGGGACTCTATTTTTCGATTGGACTCTTTTTTACTTTTTTTTGCAAACTCATCGTTCACAATTATGAATGGGAAGGATTTTCAGATTTATGGAACCAATAAATGATCTCGCACATATGCGCCAATCTTACCAACGTTCTGTTCTTTCAGAAAACACAGCAGGAACTGATCCTCTGACACTGTTTTCCCTTTGGTTTTCTGAAGCAAAAGAAGAGGGAGAACCAGAACCTAATGCAATGAGTTTAGCCACGGTAAACAAAGAAGGACAACCAAGCGTACGGATTGTACTCCTCAAAGGTCTTATCCGTAACGAATTTCAATTTTTCACGAACTACCATTCTGATAAAGGGAAAAACATCAGTGAAAACAATCGAGTGGCATTAAATTTTTTTTGGCCCAAACTCGAAAGGCAAATCCGGATTGAAGGGATTGCCAGTCAAATTCCGAAAGAAGAATCAGAACGTTATTTTGCAGTTCGCCCTAGAGAATCCCAAATTGGAGCTCATACATCAAACCAAAGTTCTGTGGTGCCATCTAGAGATTATTTAGAAGAAAAGTTTGTCTCACTTTCCAAACAATGGGAAGGAAAGGAAATTCCGATGCCTGAGTATTGGGGTGGATATTCTGTATCCCCTACCAAAATCGAATTTTGGCAAGGAAGAGTTGGGAGATTACACGATCGGATTTTATTTGTAAAACAAAACGACAATTGGGAAAAAACAAGGCTCTCTCCATAAGGAAAAGGGCCTTATCATCAATTTCAACCGTGAAGGTTTAAGAGATGTCCTAATTTCGTTTTTTTAGTCTGTAAATAACGAGAATTTTCTTCCACAGGGTCAATTTCAATTGGTACCCTTTCTGTTACGTGCAAATTGTATCCTTCAAGTCCCACAATCTTACGAGGGTTATTCGTGATGAGTTTCATCTGTTTTACCCCGATATCTCGGAGGATTTGTGCTCCAATTCCATATTCCCTAAGGTCAGGAGCAAATCCTAATTTTTCATTGGCTTCGACTGTATCGAGGCCTCCCTCTTGTAAGGAATATGCTTTGAGTTTATTGATGATGCCAATCCCACGGCCTTCTTGTCTCATATAAAGTAAGACACCTGTTCCTTCTTTTTCAATCATTCGAAGGGCATTATGAAGTTGAGGACCACAATCACAACGTTGCGAAGAAAAAATATCTCCCGTCAAACACTCGCTATGTACTCGAACAAGCACTGGTTTATTTGGATCGATTTCACCCTTAACAAGTGCCATATGAATTTTATCATCAATTTGAGTGGAATATGCTTTGATTTTAAAATCACCAAATTCTGTGGGAAGGTTTGCTTCCACTTCTAAGTGAATGAGTTTTTCTTTATGACGACGGTATCGAATCAGGTCTTCAATGGTATAAATATTCAGACCATGTGTTTTGGCAAATTTTTCCAAATCGGGAATTCTTGCCATCGATCCATCATCATTCATAATTTCACAAATAACACCACTTGGATAAAGACCAGCTAACTTAGACAAGTCGACTGCAGCCTCTGTATGACCA contains:
- the smpB gene encoding SsrA-binding protein SmpB, whose protein sequence is MGKTKKDDKPRGTDPLINKKAKFNFELLDSFEAGVVLTGSEVKSLREKKGNLTDCFAKVRNGEVFLENFQIPPYKNGGYANHPEIRPRKLLLKAKEIEKIDRSIKEKGLVLVATRCFFKNNRLVKIDVALAKPKKLYDKRDDIQKKEAKIDMERAMKEHLRK
- the pdxH gene encoding pyridoxamine 5'-phosphate oxidase; the protein is MNDLAHMRQSYQRSVLSENTAGTDPLTLFSLWFSEAKEEGEPEPNAMSLATVNKEGQPSVRIVLLKGLIRNEFQFFTNYHSDKGKNISENNRVALNFFWPKLERQIRIEGIASQIPKEESERYFAVRPRESQIGAHTSNQSSVVPSRDYLEEKFVSLSKQWEGKEIPMPEYWGGYSVSPTKIEFWQGRVGRLHDRILFVKQNDNWEKTRLSP
- a CDS encoding AAA family ATPase, with protein sequence MEFVTIADVKVPVLPHSEKFPVFPSSLVETDSVKQTLQKILYPMLEGMPVLLVGDAGVGKNALIYYINSLRKQPTLRFSFNEDTLPEDLIGSYRILLDGKGFTWSNGPLTNALSEGLSFVADEMNLCAPNIIKRFSSVYESNYLDLLEGSGERVKGKTGFWFIGTQNPSEGFEGRKPLPFDITKHFAVVYVDPYTPDEMFYILKKLYPMLSEEVLKQIIRISIESEKRIKSGEIGKGDLEKYHFNLRTLQKYCNRLVLFGTKDKTVSVREALYLFEEPFRKKEDREKQRELIESEFGGSVKLVPTKGYVQSSTIFWNDKEIKTWDETKTISLLSKYPTPEPILHFLDQVFTAIQAKENILIEYREDQDPQEFLPLFTELTGIQLESVMLSKGMHTSDVVGALKPTEEGNIESVTWVDGPLTRAIRNGHIILISGLESAGAELVEKMNMLTDDARSLTLPPESGEYLPVKLTETSVVFGMKSFRASKSVTTISRAFRNRFTPILFPELEDVKVLEEILEFFLPEGVLPRSLARFHLKAKELSEKRTIGSANLMPYRFGIANLLKWKNHIYRYNQTDVKDIAIRGGKIYYTNQIADPKERKELERLLEGFLSGVELVSTLFEEIEEKKKTFTVESGLNRKNWWDPELHKRDPLTGVAKKLNSGEETRRGIEINTPETGGGTKEGPDAWYGQDTQGNQGQGEPQGGGGAWGYRTEELYKQFLKKRRLLWDYSIMVGLEEFKSVFGKELEEVELNLEQLFDPEIDIHRMYKNEGSRVDARKYISYKSGRGDTKIFDKTTIEKNDEKLKGVEVTFLVSKCRRIFNFEYSIAMLSALLVSLHILNEHDIKTSVHTFCDIKNSKDTVDIFNLKSAEEDYTPEKEEEVFSALCKNWQGDSIPEFQVLSNCERYFSPDAQTKIIVILSDFRGQRAKTYIEDELASFDTRKMKEAVLKNEEKNYVFLGVGLGSRYIAEHVFHDSLQITADNFYSMPNLIGAEIARLVQIHHSLRQ
- a CDS encoding pyridoxal phosphate-dependent aminotransferase — translated: MEFANRMNGIDSSPIRKAFELARSIQNPINLSIGQPHFPCPPNIIEAMNKAAIEGKTSYTLTAGIPELKTAMAEKYRIQNHIKYAHEDRILVTAGISSALFLIFNALVNEGDECLVISPYFLMYPAMLKFYGGKVVPLSEDFTPNDVEALKNRKFKLIIFSNPSNPTGKVLSKEQLRALANLAETTGAYLISDEIYELFDYDGKFFSIGSEYEKTITLTGFSKTYNMTGLRLATILAEDKVIKALTTLQQYTVVCAPSITQWAGIEALKTDMTTYIQDYKEKRDFVYESLKDHYPIQRSGGAFYSFFQVPCDDEEFIKRAVKKDLILVPGFIFCESKNFVRLSFATEWETLRRGMKALQELSKET
- a CDS encoding prepilin peptidase, with product MDFFEDTNWFFLWKLSTYTILFLFGGALASFYATLADRILYYCYEKGRKEFKGLNRWRVIFTKPSHCPECKTPITKLYLVPILGWFLTKGKCTHCHTKVPKLYPLSEFLFGIIAVVVYSISDSLFGTICLLFLLGHLLISMMTDAKKLSLDYENLPFLLGFGFLSNSLLFGESIGQEHLVVYFGFLVFYLVIYLLFRGGTGLGDVLFSPVFATLAGNPFWIVYLNTSYLLAVMFSLFLRKKGEPLKGMKVPMGLYFSIGLFFTFFCKLIVHNYEWEGFSDLWNQ
- a CDS encoding bifunctional 3,4-dihydroxy-2-butanone-4-phosphate synthase/GTP cyclohydrolase II, which translates into the protein MIRPIEEAIEEIRQGKMIILVDSEDRENEGDLVCASQFADKDKINFMATHGRGLICVPMERERLQSLGLGKMVDDLSLGDKHGTAFTVSVDAKQGTTTGISAHDRAKTVEVLLDPKTKPDDLMRPGHLFPLQAVTGGVLRRAGHTEAAVDLSKLAGLYPSGVICEIMNDDGSMARIPDLEKFAKTHGLNIYTIEDLIRYRRHKEKLIHLEVEANLPTEFGDFKIKAYSTQIDDKIHMALVKGEIDPNKPVLVRVHSECLTGDIFSSQRCDCGPQLHNALRMIEKEGTGVLLYMRQEGRGIGIINKLKAYSLQEGGLDTVEANEKLGFAPDLREYGIGAQILRDIGVKQMKLITNNPRKIVGLEGYNLHVTERVPIEIDPVEENSRYLQTKKTKLGHLLNLHG